The Candidatus Rokuibacteriota bacterium genomic interval AGATTGTCCTCTGCAAGGACCCGTTCCAGAGTCACGACGAACGGGTCGAGCGCCTCATCCGCTCGTTCTAGTTCTTTTTTCGCCTCCCGCAGTGCCTGCCGTCCTGGCCAAGTCTTGACCGTGTCGCTTTCATCTGAGCAGTATGGGTCCGATGGCCACGGTCCTGGACAGACATCGGGAATTCCCTCCCCCCCGCGCGCTGCCCGTCCAGTCGCCCCGCTACCACTCCCTCGACGCTCTCCGGGGCACGATGATGCTCCTCGGGATCTACCTCCATGCGGCGGTGGCCTTCTCCCGCCACGGCAGCTGGCCCTGGAAGGACGGCTCGACGACGGCGGTGTTCGATCTGAGCCTTGGACTCATCCACGCCTTCCGGATGCCCGTTTTCTACGTCATGGCGGGCTTCTTCGCCGCGCTCCTGCTCGAGCAGCGCGGCCCGGCCGGCTTCCTCAGGAACCGGGTGGTCCGCATTCTGCTCCCGTTCGCCGCGGGATGGGCGGTGCTCTTCCCCCTGGTCGCAGCCCTCGTGACTGTGGCCACGAACCTGGAAGAGCCGCGGACCATCCCGCTGAAGTACCTGCAGTTCTTCAGCTCGGGAGAAGTCCTGCGCCACGTCGACCCGATGCATCTCTGGTTCCTCGAATACCTCCTCATCTTCTATGCGATCGCCCTCGCCGTCATTCCCCTCGCTCGGCGACTGCCGGCTCTCGTCGCAAAGATAGAGCGAACTTTTCGGGCGGTCCTGATCTCGCCGCTCGGGCCCCTCGTCCTCGCCGCCATCACCTTCCCCGCCCTCTGCTTCATGCAGGAGGGCGTGCTCGATGATCCGTCGGGCTTTGTCCCCGAGGCGAAGATCGTCATCATCTACCTCGTCTTCTTCGCCTCCGGCTGGCTCCTCTACCGGA includes:
- a CDS encoding acyltransferase family protein, whose protein sequence is MATVLDRHREFPPPRALPVQSPRYHSLDALRGTMMLLGIYLHAAVAFSRHGSWPWKDGSTTAVFDLSLGLIHAFRMPVFYVMAGFFAALLLEQRGPAGFLRNRVVRILLPFAAGWAVLFPLVAALVTVATNLEEPRTIPLKYLQFFSSGEVLRHVDPMHLWFLEYLLIFYAIALAVIPLARRLPALVAKIERTFRAVLISPLGPLVLAAITFPALCFMQEGVLDDPSGFVPEAKIVIIYLVFFASGWLLYRNADLLPTLLRLPRLPIVLVLGLAAALLGFYFLWHRAQSTASHTHLWFLGSAWFLGLSMWLFIFGFTGLFLRYLERPVPWIRYLSDSSYWLYLMHMPVLLVFQIAVAGTGWTPAVKALVVLAASVPTLLASYHVLVRSTWVGAILNGRRYPVRRRL